In Alteromonas sp. RKMC-009, the genomic stretch TGCGGCGGCAGACCAGCTCAGCAGGGCGGCGATATGGGCTGCCTGAACAGATTTCAGCAGTAACTGACTACCAAACTGCATGCCGGCGGTTAAATCGCATAAAATAAATACCGGCCGTTCCCGCTCTTCACGGTATATTTTCGTATGGGTTTTGCCGGTGCGGGCGGTGACCCGCCAGTCAATAGCACGGATATCGTCGCCCGGCTGGTAATGTCTGGCTTCATCAAACTCCATGCCGCGGCCTTTATGCCGGCTCAGGTATCCACCGGACATCAGTGCCCTGGGCGGTGTAGCCGGTTTCAGATTTAGCAGTTTGGTTAGTTGCTGGTAACGGATCAACTCACTCAGCGACAGATTTACCCCGTCGCTTTTCAGTGCCGCCAGCGTATCATGTACGGCGTTCATCAGCTTAAGGTACTGCCACCAGGTTTAAAATGTTGTCCAGTACCTGATCCACGGTAATGCCTTCCGCTTCGGCTTCGTAGGACAAAATAATCCGGTGACGTAACACATTATGCGCCACAGCCTGAATGTCGTCCGGCCCGACGAAATCACGTCCGGCAAGCCAGGCGTGGGCACGGGCACAGCGGTCAAGGGCAATGGTGGCCCGCGGGCTTACGCCAAATTCTATCCAGTTCGCCATTTTTGTATCAAACGCTTCAGGCGTACGGGTGGCCATAACGATCTGAACCAGGTATTGCTCCAGTTCCGGTGCCATATGTAAAGACAAGGCAGCATTTCTGGCAGTGAATATATCCTGCTGACTCAGAGAAGGTGGCGCAACGGTGGCTTTTTTCAGCTCTTCATCGCGGGTAAGGCGCAGAATCGACAGCTCAGTATCAGCGCCCGGGTAATCAATACTCACGTGCATCAGGAAGCGGTCAAGTTGAGCTTCCGGCAACGGGTAGGTCCCTTCTTGCTCGAGGGGGTTTTGTGTGGCCATGACAAGGAACAGAGGGGGTAACGCGTAAGTTTTATTCCCTACTGTAATTTGACGTTCGGCCATGGCTTCTAACAGCGCAGACTGCACTTTGGCAGGCGCCCGGTTAATTTCGTCAGCCAGCACCAGGTTATGGAAAAGGGGGCCCTGCTGAAATACAAACTCACCGGTCTCAGGACGATAAATGTCTGTCCCGGTTAAATCTGCCGGTAACAGGTCAGGGGTAAACTGAACACGGTGGAAGTCGCCGTCAATACCATGAGCGAGTGCATTAATCGCCCGGGTTTTTGCCAGCCCGGGCGGGCCTTCAACCAGCATATGTCCATCGGCTAAAAGCGCAATCAACAGGCTTTTCGTCAGTTCACTCTGACCAATAATCTGGGAGTCTAAATAAGTATGAAGTTGTTGAAACTGCTCTGCAGACATAGTGATTTAATCCACTTTTATTTTTTGAAACCAGCGCACATTTACGTTGACTGGCTAACTGAGCACTCAGTCGTGCCTGTGTTCTGTGCAACCTTGCAAATGAACCGTCAGGGCAGACAACGCAATGCAATCTTTTACATAGCCGGATGAGTACCTATACATAATAAGGCCCGAATCCTGCGCTTCAAGCCACCGGCGTAAATTTATTGTATAGCCGTTAATGGGCTTTGTGATGTTCTTAAACTACATTAGTTTCAGGCTCTTGGATAAGCTGGCAATTTTTCAGGATGAACTGCCTGCAGGGGAAATTTGCTATTTTGTTCATTGTTTGTAAAAATCTAACTCTTTACAGGTCTGACCACTTAGGGTCATTTAATTCAGGTGCAACATGACAGCTAAACAATCAGTCACAACCCGTAACGGTGACAGAATCGCGATAGTCGCAGGATTACGTACGCCATTCGCGAAAATGGCAACGTATTTCCACGGTGTGCCCGCCGTTGATCTGGGCAAGATGGTGGTCAATGAACTGCTCATCCGTAATGGCGTATCACCGGAGCTGGTGGACCAGGTGGTGTACGGACAAGTTGTGCAAATGCCGGAGGCGCCCAACATTGCCCGCGAGATCGTTCTGGGTACTGGCATGAATGTGCATACCGACGCTTACAGTGTGTCCCGTGCATGCGCTACCAGCTTTCAAAGCACGGTTAACATTGCAGAGAGCATGATGGCCGGTACCGTAGAAGTTGGTATTGCCGGTGGTGCCGATTCAACATCTGTATCACCAATTGGCGTGTCGAAAAAACTTGCCCGTGCACTGGTGGATCTGCAAAAGGCAAAGACAGTCGGTCAGAAGTGGGCCATTGTTAAAAAGCTGGGATTAAAAGATTTAATGCCTGTGCCGCCTGCAGTTGCAGAATATTCCACAGGCTTGTCCATGGGGCAGACAGCAGAGCAGATGGCCAAGACTCACGGTATCTCACGACAGTCTCAGGATGAACTGGCACACCGTTCTCATTCTCTGGCGGCTGCAAGCTGGAATGAAGGTAAGCTGGATAACGAAGTAATGACGGCCTATGCAGAGCCGTTCAAAGGCGCGCTGGGTAAAGATAACAACGTTCGTTTTGACTCAAAGGTGGAAGGCTACGCTAAACTGCGCCCTGTATTTGATAAGAAATACGGCTCCGTTACGGCCGCTAACGCAACGCCGCTGACCGATGGTGCATCTGCAGTACTGATGATGACGGAAAGTAAAGCCAAAGCATTAGGCTACACCCCGTTGGGTTACATCCGCAGCTACGCCTTCGCAGCTATTGATGTGTGGGAAGACATGCTGATGGGACCGTCTTATGCCACGCCAATGGCGCTGGACAGAGCCGGTATGACGCTCAACGACCTTACTCTGATTGAAATGCACGAGGCATTTGCAGCCCAGACACTGGCCAACGTGAAAATGTTTGCCAGCGACAAATTCGCTAAAGAAAAATTGGGTCGTGATAAAGCTACCGGTGAAATCGACATGGACAAATTTAACGTGATGGGCAGCTCTATCGCCTATGGTCACCCGTTTGCTGCTACCGGCACCCGGATGATCACCCAGATGCTGAATGAATTACAGCGCCGTGGCGGCGGAAGCGGATTGCTGACCGCATGTGCTGCCGGTGGTTTAGGCGCAGCCATGATTGTGGAGACAGAATAATGAGCGAACAGGAAAATCAGGACGTGGTTATGAGTGATTCATCTGCCAAAGCATTTACCCTCACAAGACAGGACAATGGTGTTGCCATTCTGACGATGGATGTTCCGGGCGAGTCAATGAATACGCTGAAAGCGGCTTTCGGAGACGAGATTTCTGCGGTCCTTGATGAAATAGAGAGCGACAGCAGCATTAAAGGTGTTGTGCTGACAAGCGGAAAGCCTTCTTCCTTCGTAGCGGGTGCTGACATCACTATGCTTGCAGCCTGTGAAACCGAGGCTGATGCCAGAGCGCTGGCGGCCGGTGGTCAGGCTGTGTTTGATCGCATTGAGAATATGAAAGCTACTTTTGTTGCTGCTATTCATGGCCCTGCCCTGGGTGGTGGTCTGGAGCTGGCGCTGGCTTGTCATTACCGTATTTGTACCGATTCACCAAAAACACAGTTGGGCTTGCCAGAAGTTCAGTTAGGCTTGCTGCCCGGCAGTGGCGGAACCCAGCGGTTACCGCGCCTGATTGGTGTACAGCAGGCAATGAAAATGATGCTCACCGGCGCTCCGGCCCGTGCTAAGCAGGCGAAGAAATACGGTATTGTCGATGACATGGTGCCGCAAAGTGTATTGCTTGATGTGGCTGAACAATTTGCGCTTAAAGCAAAGCCACACCGTGATGCCCCGCAAAAAGGCCTGGTGAATAAAGCACTGGAACAAAATCGTTTCGGCCGTAATCTTTTGTTTAAGAAAGCCAGAGAGCAGACTTTTGCGAAAACAAAAGGTAACTATCCGGCACCGGCGATGATCATTGATGTCATTGAAACCGGTCTGAATGACGGCATGAAAGCCGGGCTTAATGCAGAAGCTGATGCCTTCGGTAAGTTGGTGATGACACCGGAGTCATTCCAGTTACGTCAAATTTTCTTCGCCACTACAGAGATGAAGAAAGAACATGGTGTGGAAGGCGTAAAGCCTGCCAAAGTGCATAAAACCGGTGTACTGGGCGGTGGCCTGATGGGCGGTGGTATTGCTTATGTAACGGCAACCAAAGCCGGTGTCCCTGCACGGATCAAAGATGTTCGTGAGGAAGGTATCGCCAATGCGATGAAATACAGCTACGACATTCTTAACAAGAAAGTGAAAAAGCGCTTCATGCTGAAAAGTGAGATGCAAAAACAGCTTTCCTTACTGACCGGCAGTCTTGATTACCGTGGCTTTCAGGATGCTGATATTGTGATTGAAGCGGTATTTGAAGATCTTGCTCTGAAGCAACAGATGGTGGCTGACATTGAAGCCAACTGCAAAGCTGAAACGATTTTCGCTTCAAATACATCCTCTATTCCGATCACTGACATTGCTGCGAAGGCACAACGGCCGGAGAATGTTATTGGCCTGCATTACTTCTCTCCGGTAGACAAAATGCCGCTGGCGGAAGTTATCGCTCATGACAAAACGTCAGACGAGACTATTTCAACCACCGTAGAGTTTGCCCGTAAGCAGGGGAAAACCCCGGTTGTGGTGAAGGACGGGGCGGGGTTCTATGTGAACCGTATTCTTGCTCCTTATATGAACGAAGCGGCCTGTTTACTGCTGGCTGGAGAGCCGGTGGAGTATATCGATAAGTCGCTGGTGAAGTTTGGTTTCCCTGTGGGGCCGGTTAAGTTACTGGACGAAGTCGGCATTGACGTCGGGACCAAGATTATACCGTTTCTGGTTGAACAGTTTGGCAGCCGTTTCGAAGCGCCTGCGGCATTTGACAAAGTGCTGGCTGATGACCGTAAAGGGAAAAAGAATGGCAAGGGCTTTTATCTGTATGAAGGTAAAAAGCCCGGTAAGGAAGTGGATGAATCCATTTACACCGTGCTTGGTGTGACCCCGTCGAAGAAACTCAGCGAAAGGGCCATCGCGGAACGCTGTGTTCTGATGATGCTGAATGAAGCTGCACGTTGTCTGGACGAAGGTGTGATACGCAGTGCCCGCGACGGCGATATCGGGGCAATCTTCGGTATCGGCTTTCCGCCATTCCTTGGAGGTCCGTTCCGCTACATGGACACATTAGGACTGGATACCGTAGTCAACAAGCTGACACAACTGGCGGGTAGTGTTGATCCGAAATTCACCCCGGCTGAATGTTTACAGGAAATGGCAAAAGAAAACAAAACGTTCTATTGATGTTTTTATAATGTTAAAAAGTCGGGCTTTGCCCGACTTTTTTGTTTTAGGCGGTGTTTTAACTGGCTTTCGTGGTCAAAATAAGTACACTGCAACCGGTTTGGTTATTTTGTAGTCAATTTTTTGGCGTAGTTAATCAAGAGGTTATTTTTCATATGATGGTTTTTCTGGCTTTAATGGTGTTTGGGTGTTGTGCTGCGGGATATTACGTTGCAGCAATGAAAGCCGGAATGAATGCGAAACGCTGGGCAGTAGGTGGTTTATTACTGGGGCCGGCACTTTTCCCGCTGTTTAATATGAAGCGGTACTTACTGTGGCGTGAAATTGCAGGGTATCGCGGACCAGTGTTTGCCGCTTAGCCTTATAAGGCTCAGAATCGCCTTCCGTGGCGAATTTCAGGCATAAAAAAAGTCAGACTGTTCTGACTTTTTTTGTGCACCGAACAAAATTTTAGTTCAGGTCACAAGCTTCCAGATGCTGGCAGGGTTTCATCTTCTGAAACTGAGTAGTGGCTTCCTGTTGTTTCTCAACAGGCTTGGCGCCTTCTTCTACAGTGACAGGTGCAGTTGTGGAAAGTGCTAGTGCTACAGCGGCTGCTTTTAACATTATATATATCCTCTGATTTTTTATTTGAACAAACAACACCGTTCTCGCCGGTGCACCAGAGATATTGCTATATGCGTGCCAACCTAAACCTTTAGTAGTATGAAAGTTTTAAAACTCTTATTTTTCAGTAAGTTAAACGTGTTGTTTTTAAACTGAATTTTGATGGTGCCAGAAAAAAAGATTTGCAATAAATTAGAATGTGTACTATGCCTTATTTTTGACGCAGAGAAGATCAGTAAGAATTCTGACCGATGAGGTTATAAAGCTTTTGATTTTCCTGAAGTAATTTCTCAAATCGTTCAGCATTCAGTGGTTTTGAGTACAAATAACCCTGTAACATTTCACATTCGTAGCGACGTAAAATCGTCAGTTGTTTTTCCTGTTCCACACCTTCAGCGACCACTTTTAGCCCCAGATTATGGGCAATATTGATGATAGCGGCAGCCATATGCCGGTCTGTGCTGCTCTCTGCAATGTCGTCAATGAACGCTTTATCGATTTTCAGTGTATTCAGCGGGAAGCGCTTAAGATACGCCAAAGAAGAATAGCCTGTTCCGAAGTCATCCAGTGCCAGGTGAATGCCCCGGTCCCGCAGACGCTTCATCATTTCCAGACCCTGGTCCGGATTCTCCATCAGCGTGCCTTCGGTAATTTCACACTCCAGATGGAGCGGGGATAACCCTACTTCCTTCAGGATTTGCTCAATCCGGTCGTCCAGGTTTGGCAACTCAAACTGCTTTGCAGAAATGTTTACCGCTACACGGCCGGAGAACAAGCCGGCGTTGACCCAGCGTTTGGTATCTGCACAGGCCTTACGCAGTACCTGTTCACCAATTTCAACAATTTGCCCTGTTTGTTCTGCCAGCGGAATGAACTGACCCGGACTGACAATCCCTTTTTGCGGGTGTTCAAAACGCACCAGGGCTTCCATACTCACCAGCTTACCCGAGGCAATATCAACTTTAGGCTGGTAATAAACCGTGAACAGATCGTCTTTAATCCCCTGACGGATCAAGTTTTCTATCTGCAACTGGCGCACGGCGTTCTGGTTCATTTCACCACTGAAGAACTTATAGGTATTGCCACCATTGTTTTTCGCAAAATACATGGCGGTATCTGCGTTTTTCAGCATTTCCTGAGGTGTTTTACCGTCATCAGGATAAAAGGCGATACCGATACTGGCACCGAGTACAAATTCCTGCTTATTAATAATGAAAGGCCGTGACAGGTTATCCAGAATGTCCTGTGCATAATGGGTAATAGTGTGGATGTCTGCCTGGTCTTCCATCAGAACACTGAATTCATCACCACCAAGGCGGTAACAGGTTGCCGTAGTGCCGGTAATACGCTGTAAGCGCTTGGCGATTTGCTTGATCAGCACATCGCCGGTCTGGTGGCCAAGGGAATCATTAATCTTCTTAAAGTTATCCATGTCCAGACAGAGCAGGGTATGAGACGCTGCTTTACGGACCAGGTTTTGATGGCTGGCCTGGAAGAAAGAGCGGTTAGGGAGTTCTGTGAGCGGGTCGGTATTCGCCAGCTTCAGCAATTCTTTTTCTGTGCTCTTACGGGATGTAATGTCAGAGAATACCCCCACAAAATGACTGATACGGCCATCGTCGTCATGTACGGCATCGATATTCAGTTCCATCTCGTAGCGCTCACCGTTTACCCGGGCTGATTCGACTTCGCCAAACCAGTTGCCTTTGGTGCGTAATGTTTTCTTAATTTCTTCAGTAAAGGCATCCGGATACTGATTAAAGTACATGTACGAAGCCAGTGCCTGATCACGGCTTTCTCCGGTATAACCGCAATAGGCGTTATTTACCGAGATGTAGCGGAAATTGGTGTCGGTAATGAATACCCCTTCGGAGATATTTTCAATCGACCGTTTGAACAGGTTTAACTGTTCTTCTGCTTCTTTCAGGTGATGAATGTTTTTGAGCGTACCCGTCATCCGCATGGGTTGTTGATTATGATCCCGCTGCACCACCTTGCCCCGGTCGAGTACCCAAATCCACGAGTTAGAGAAAGTTTTCGCCCGGTAGGCCAGCTCATAAAATTCAGACTTACCTTCCAGGTGCGCCTTTAAAGCTTCCTGGACACGCATGACGTCATTAGGATGAATATTGGCATCATAAGCACTGGACGTGCGGATGTTGTCCTGAGGGAAATCAAGCGTGCCCCATGTGTTAGCACGGTATACCTGACCACGGTAAACGTCCCAGTCCCAGAGTTCGTCGCCGGAACTCCACAGGGTAAGTTTCAACCGTTCTTCCGACTCCTGAATAGCCCGCTGACCCTGCTTACGCAGCTGGTACTGGCGCAGAATGTAAAAGAGTACGGAGAGTGCTATAAAGGCGTAGAACACCAGTGCTGCACTGTGTAACCAGAAAGGCCGGCCAACAGATATTTTAAAGCTGGTGCTCTCAGACCAGGTTTTATCCCCTTCCTTGGCCTGCACTTCAAAGACATAATTGCCAAAAGGCACGTTATTAAATTGTGCCAGTCTGCTGCTGTCCGTAGGGAACCAGTCATCTACGTTCCCTGCCATACGATATCGGTATACTACATCTTCAGGAGTGATCGGATTAATCAGTCCGAAAGTGATACTGAAACGGGATTGTTCATAATCGAGATGATACTCCGATTTTTCGAGGATACTGGTAT encodes the following:
- a CDS encoding AAA family ATPase, whose amino-acid sequence is MSAEQFQQLHTYLDSQIIGQSELTKSLLIALLADGHMLVEGPPGLAKTRAINALAHGIDGDFHRVQFTPDLLPADLTGTDIYRPETGEFVFQQGPLFHNLVLADEINRAPAKVQSALLEAMAERQITVGNKTYALPPLFLVMATQNPLEQEGTYPLPEAQLDRFLMHVSIDYPGADTELSILRLTRDEELKKATVAPPSLSQQDIFTARNAALSLHMAPELEQYLVQIVMATRTPEAFDTKMANWIEFGVSPRATIALDRCARAHAWLAGRDFVGPDDIQAVAHNVLRHRIILSYEAEAEGITVDQVLDNILNLVAVP
- the fadI gene encoding acetyl-CoA C-acyltransferase FadI; the protein is MTAKQSVTTRNGDRIAIVAGLRTPFAKMATYFHGVPAVDLGKMVVNELLIRNGVSPELVDQVVYGQVVQMPEAPNIAREIVLGTGMNVHTDAYSVSRACATSFQSTVNIAESMMAGTVEVGIAGGADSTSVSPIGVSKKLARALVDLQKAKTVGQKWAIVKKLGLKDLMPVPPAVAEYSTGLSMGQTAEQMAKTHGISRQSQDELAHRSHSLAAASWNEGKLDNEVMTAYAEPFKGALGKDNNVRFDSKVEGYAKLRPVFDKKYGSVTAANATPLTDGASAVLMMTESKAKALGYTPLGYIRSYAFAAIDVWEDMLMGPSYATPMALDRAGMTLNDLTLIEMHEAFAAQTLANVKMFASDKFAKEKLGRDKATGEIDMDKFNVMGSSIAYGHPFAATGTRMITQMLNELQRRGGGSGLLTACAAGGLGAAMIVETE
- the fadJ gene encoding fatty acid oxidation complex subunit alpha FadJ encodes the protein MSEQENQDVVMSDSSAKAFTLTRQDNGVAILTMDVPGESMNTLKAAFGDEISAVLDEIESDSSIKGVVLTSGKPSSFVAGADITMLAACETEADARALAAGGQAVFDRIENMKATFVAAIHGPALGGGLELALACHYRICTDSPKTQLGLPEVQLGLLPGSGGTQRLPRLIGVQQAMKMMLTGAPARAKQAKKYGIVDDMVPQSVLLDVAEQFALKAKPHRDAPQKGLVNKALEQNRFGRNLLFKKAREQTFAKTKGNYPAPAMIIDVIETGLNDGMKAGLNAEADAFGKLVMTPESFQLRQIFFATTEMKKEHGVEGVKPAKVHKTGVLGGGLMGGGIAYVTATKAGVPARIKDVREEGIANAMKYSYDILNKKVKKRFMLKSEMQKQLSLLTGSLDYRGFQDADIVIEAVFEDLALKQQMVADIEANCKAETIFASNTSSIPITDIAAKAQRPENVIGLHYFSPVDKMPLAEVIAHDKTSDETISTTVEFARKQGKTPVVVKDGAGFYVNRILAPYMNEAACLLLAGEPVEYIDKSLVKFGFPVGPVKLLDEVGIDVGTKIIPFLVEQFGSRFEAPAAFDKVLADDRKGKKNGKGFYLYEGKKPGKEVDESIYTVLGVTPSKKLSERAIAERCVLMMLNEAARCLDEGVIRSARDGDIGAIFGIGFPPFLGGPFRYMDTLGLDTVVNKLTQLAGSVDPKFTPAECLQEMAKENKTFY
- a CDS encoding EAL domain-containing protein — translated: MRSTLIWIFVSCILLPGYLLCAESKAVSITDIYFQNISQKDGISDHSILDIVEDKNGSLWIATLTGLHRYTGYSEGANQYHPQTSNPRSLPSAWINDLFIDKDGTLWVGTDQGLAKYNAETDDFSVITFEANTSKSKYIKKITADENGRILVNTFDEIYRLQPDGKVLIPAFRGTKLPDDMLVIYNEAHRVWIGTRNHGAFILNKNSDQIFPLSKVNPYGYSINQTRIYDIKVIDGEYWLATGDGITKISNNGDISYLGSSEDNQPIKLSTTSTLNQVGDIVWIGTFKGLAIYDLRKQKFILAGSKSAELTGLTQKIIFSIQADSNGSVWVGTYSGLFRYQPELSAVRTFENRKEFQKASISSTIWAMDEDANGDLWFVTQNEGLGKFDRELGTIDYYLVDNKNNYWDLVIDQNGYFWIATTDGIYVYEMKDGKFHLLTTLFKNNVVESLFYDGQFVWLNLNNGKLVSIPTSTLGDNEHIGDLEELVTKYQLPLKDTFFVPLFADNEQRLWISTPDKVLVFDPVTSKVVRTIEDSSERSFRAMNVYYWRNFYWVTTFYNGVIKINAHSLEIEDRQQVVQNAGVTFSAQGRDSSVWYTNRLGITRVDLFSLEPKENISRESLDYNEFSEKAVLLTSDEALVFAGSKGFNILTKSFIDNELVDVSQTRAPHLFDLKIFGSTTLSESDREAKSTNTSILEKSEYHLDYEQSRFSITFGLINPITPEDVVYRYRMAGNVDDWFPTDSSRLAQFNNVPFGNYVFEVQAKEGDKTWSESTSFKISVGRPFWLHSAALVFYAFIALSVLFYILRQYQLRKQGQRAIQESEERLKLTLWSSGDELWDWDVYRGQVYRANTWGTLDFPQDNIRTSSAYDANIHPNDVMRVQEALKAHLEGKSEFYELAYRAKTFSNSWIWVLDRGKVVQRDHNQQPMRMTGTLKNIHHLKEAEEQLNLFKRSIENISEGVFITDTNFRYISVNNAYCGYTGESRDQALASYMYFNQYPDAFTEEIKKTLRTKGNWFGEVESARVNGERYEMELNIDAVHDDDGRISHFVGVFSDITSRKSTEKELLKLANTDPLTELPNRSFFQASHQNLVRKAASHTLLCLDMDNFKKINDSLGHQTGDVLIKQIAKRLQRITGTTATCYRLGGDEFSVLMEDQADIHTITHYAQDILDNLSRPFIINKQEFVLGASIGIAFYPDDGKTPQEMLKNADTAMYFAKNNGGNTYKFFSGEMNQNAVRQLQIENLIRQGIKDDLFTVYYQPKVDIASGKLVSMEALVRFEHPQKGIVSPGQFIPLAEQTGQIVEIGEQVLRKACADTKRWVNAGLFSGRVAVNISAKQFELPNLDDRIEQILKEVGLSPLHLECEITEGTLMENPDQGLEMMKRLRDRGIHLALDDFGTGYSSLAYLKRFPLNTLKIDKAFIDDIAESSTDRHMAAAIINIAHNLGLKVVAEGVEQEKQLTILRRYECEMLQGYLYSKPLNAERFEKLLQENQKLYNLIGQNSY